The following are encoded together in the Hydractinia symbiolongicarpus strain clone_291-10 chromosome 14, HSymV2.1, whole genome shotgun sequence genome:
- the LOC130625796 gene encoding uncharacterized protein LOC130625796 has product MMNNLIMVLHSVLAILTVITTQTYAQKGVIRSLGYAAFFRRIVSNRKLNMTPFTGYSNCSFRDCGKYCVYNIPCESFNFKTSTKQCELLSVDRNSKADNITFINATGWAYYDTGFNIRHPNWRNKYLYNISCPVNKCDKCTCLQPPEEKTHQCDCYSKEGLVKVAAGNWCWYANGTCSVSDGDKIVIRPFDKNDVGQQFMYDGQKDVFHKCSQKRVCFINDILVVNETCSNRWLMTDYLGIAPRYEFCPYPLNGLLQYDNQLVRGRDKCTLYKGIHRFQNGVDGRIQVKLFKNIYSLHGLTSSSKFPNNADVVAWFHQFWAKSYGNALNNFGRQLKTIFVPPETGSYIFYMEADHRGKLYITHPNSPQNLLIKTFEFTTYISAPQSLLAFEKYIIEAIMWEDTLHDHIIVGVKFPNGRVEHPITEKYLLPPN; this is encoded by the exons ATGATGAACAATCTTATCATGGTGCTTCATTCTGTACTTGCCATACTTACGGTGATCACTACCCAAACATACGCACAAAAAGGTGTAATAAGATCTCTGGGATACGCTGCTTTTTTCCGAAGAATTGTCTCAAACAGAAAACTGAACATGACACCATTTACAGGTTACAGTAATTGTAGTTTCAGAGATTGTGGAAAATACTGTGTTTATAACATACCATGTGAATCTTTTAACTTCAAGACTTCAACAAAACAATGTGAATTGTTGTCTGTGGATAGAAACAGCAAAGCAGATAATATTACTTTTATAAATGCAACTGGATGGGCATATTATGATACCGGATTCAACATTCGACATCCAAACTGGAGGAACAAATACTTA TACAACATATCGTGTCCGGTTAACAAATGTGACAAATGTACATGCCTTCAACCACCAGAAGAAAAAACACACCAGTGTGATTGCTATTCAAAAG agggATTGGTTAAAGTAGCAGCTGGTAACTGGTGCTGGTATGCAAATGGAACGTGCTCTGTCAGTGATGGCGACAAAATCGTTATCAGACCTTTTGATAAAAACGATGTTGGTCAACAATTTATGTATGATGGTCAAAAAGATGTTTTTCACAAATGCTCACAGAAAAGAGTTTGTTTTATCAACGATATCTTGGTCGTTAATGAGACTTGCTCGAACCGTTGGTTAATGACTGACT atTTAGGGATAGCTCCAAGATATGAATTCTGTCCTTACCCACTTAATGGATTGCTCCAATATGATAATCAACTGGTTCGTGGCAGAGATAAATGTACTTTATATAAAGGAATCCATAGATTCCAAAACGGAG TTGATGGAAGAATTCAGGTTAAACTGTTTAAGAACATATACTCCCTGCATGGTCTTACTTCCAGTTCCAAATTTCCAAACAACGCTGATGTAGTGGCATGGTTTCATCAATTTTGGGCAAAGTCGTATGGTAATGCATTAAACAATTTTGGCCGTCAACTTAAAACAATATTCGTTCCTCCAGAAACTGGCTCATATATCTTTTATATGGAAGCTGACCACAGAGGAAAGTTATACATAACTCATCCTAACTCTCCGCaaaatttgcttataaaaacTTTCGAATTCACAACATACATATCAGCTCCTCAGTCTTTGCTTGCTTTTGAAAAGTACATTATTGAAGCAATAATGTGGGAGGACACCCTACATGATCACATAATAGTTGGTGTTAAATTCCCTAATGGCCGAGTCGAGCATCCTATCACGGAAAAGTACCTGTTACCTCCTAATTGA
- the LOC130625745 gene encoding uncharacterized protein LOC130625745 encodes TLTTPTLTTPTLAKPTLAKPTLTTPTLTTLTLAKPTLAKPTLAKPTLTTLTLTTLTLAKPTLAKPTLTTLTLAKPTLATLTPTTLTLTTLTLTTLTLTTLTLTTLTLTTLKLTTLTLATLTLTTLTLTTLTLTTLTLTTLTLTTLTLTTLTLTTLTLTTLTLTTLTLATLTLATLTLTTLTLTTLTLTTLTLTTLTLTTLTLATLTLTTLTLTTLTLTKPSVTKPTITTLTITYKMHIYLIYLNLINDYVENLNILN; translated from the coding sequence acactcacaacaccgacactcacaacaccgaCACTCGCAAAACCGACACTCGCAAAaccgacactcacaacaccaacaCTCACAACACTGACACTCGCAAAACCGACACTCGCAAAACCGACACTCGCAAAaccgacactcacaacactgaCACTCACAACACTGACACTCGCAAAACCGACACTCGCAAAaccgacactcacaacactgaCACTCGCAAAACCGACACTCGCAACACTGACACCCACAACACTGACACTCACAACACTGACACTCACAACACTGACACTCACAACACTGACACTCACAACACTGACACTCACAACACTGAAACTCACAACACTGACACTCGCAACACTGACACTCACAACACTGACACTCACAACACTGACACTCACAACACTGACACTCACAACACTGACACTCACAACACTGACACTCACAACACTGACACTCACAACACTGACACTCACAACACTGACACTCACAACACTGACACTCGCAACACTGACACTCGCAACACTGACACTCACAACACTGACACTCACAACACTGACACTCACAACACTGACACTCACAACACTGACACTCACAACACTGACACTCGCAACACTGACACTCACAACACTGACACTCACAACACTGACACTCACAAAACCATCAGTTACAAAACCAACAATTACAACACTCacaatcacttataagatgcaCATAtatcttatatatctaaatctTATaaatgattatgttgaaaacctcaatattttaaactga
- the LOC130625744 gene encoding uncharacterized protein LOC130625744, with protein MFKGRNESNSSTTSVYPTTTVTTEITTTTRISHNDKKEQDLILGVGLSIGIVVFIILVLFLVCCCKWYRRKRQLERDLTPYYAYDQSEAEVIDGLLYTADSSSVDMLCVVADHGDEPPLPSSNGTLEIDSNYFSHQHKNSVSV; from the exons ATGTTTAAAGGGAGGAATGAAAGTAATTCAAGTACTACATCAGTGTATCCAACAACGACTGTGACGACAGAAATCACCACAACAACACGTATAAGCCACAATGACAAGAAAGAGCAAGATTTAATTCTTGGTGTAGGATTATCCATTGGaatagttgtttttattatacttgttttgtttttg GTTTGTTGTTGCAAATGGTACAGAAG GAAACGGCAATTGGAAAGAGACTTAACACCGTATTATGCGTACGATCAGAGTGAAGCAGAAGTTATAGATGGTCTTCTATATACCGCAGACTCAAGCAGTGTAGATATGTTATGTGTGGTAGCTGATCACGGT gatgAACCACCTTTACCCTCTTCCAATGGTACACTTGAAATCGATAGTAATTATTTTTCACATCAACACAAGAACAGTGTGTCCGTTTAA